A DNA window from Prevotella intermedia ATCC 25611 = DSM 20706 contains the following coding sequences:
- the cas13b gene encoding type VI-B CRISPR-associated RNA-guided ribonuclease Cas13b, giving the protein MEDDKKTTDSIRYELKDKHFWAAFLNLARHNVYITVNHINKILEEGEINRDGYETTLKNTWNEIKDINKKDRLSKLIIKHFPFLEAATYRLNPTDTTKQKEEKQAEAQSLESLRKSFFVFIYKLRDLRNHYSHYKHSKSLERPKFEEGLLEKMYNIFNASIRLVKEDYQYNKDINPDEDFKHLDRTEEEFNYYFTKDNEGNITESGLLFFVSLFLEKKDAIWMQQKLRGFKDNRENKKKMTNEVFCRSRMLLPKLRLQSTQTQDWILLDMLNELIRCPKSLYERLREEDREKFRVPIEIADEDYDAEQEPFKNTLVRHQDRFPYFALRYFDYNEIFTNLRFQIDLGTYHFSIYKKQIGDYKESHHLTHKLYGFERIQEFTKQNRPDEWRKFVKTFNSFETSKEPYIPETTPHYHLENQKIGIRFRNDNDKIWPSLKTNSEKNEKSKYKLDKSFQAEAFLSVHELLPMMFYYLLLKTENTDNDNEIETKKKENKNDKQEKHKIEEIIENKITEIYALYDTFANGEIKSIDELEEYCKGKDIEIGHLPKQMIAILKDEHKVMATEAERKQEEMLVDVQKSLESLDNQINEEIENVERKNSSLKSGKIASWLVNDMMRFQPVQKDNEGKPLNNSKANSTEYQLLQRTLAFFGSEHERLAPYFKQTKLIESSNPHPFLKDTEWEKCNNILSFYRSYLEAKKNFLESLKPEDWEKNQYFLKLKEPKTKPKTLVQGWKNGFNLPRGIFTEPIRKWFMKHRENITVAELKRVGLVAKVIPLFFSEEYKDSVQPFYNYHFNVGNINKPDEKNFLNCEERRELLRKKKDEFKKMTDKEKEENPSYLEFKSWNKFERELRLVRNQDIVTWLLCMELFNKKKIKELNVEKIYLKNINTNTTKKEKNTEEKNGEEKNIKEKNNILNRIMPMRLPIKVYGRENFSKNKKKKIRRNTFFTVYIEEKGTKLLKQGNFKALERDRRLGGLFSFVKTPSKAESKSNTISKLRVEYELGEYQKARIEIIKDMLALEKTLIDKYNSLDTDNFNKMLTDWLELKGEPDKASFQNDVDLLIAVRNAFSHNQYPMRNRIAFANINPFSLSSANTSEEKGLGIANQLKDKTHKTIEKIIEIEKPIETKE; this is encoded by the coding sequence ATGGAAGACGACAAGAAAACCACAGACTCAATTCGCTACGAGTTAAAAGATAAGCATTTTTGGGCGGCGTTCCTTAATTTGGCACGCCACAATGTCTATATTACAGTGAACCACATTAACAAGATACTGGAAGAAGGCGAAATCAACCGTGACGGATACGAAACTACCCTTAAGAATACTTGGAACGAAATTAAAGATATTAATAAGAAAGACCGACTAAGCAAACTGATAATAAAACACTTCCCATTCTTGGAAGCTGCGACATATCGACTGAATCCTACCGATACCACAAAACAAAAAGAAGAGAAACAAGCCGAAGCCCAATCTCTTGAAAGTCTGAGAAAGTCTTTTTTTGTTTTTATATATAAACTTCGAGACCTAAGAAATCATTATTCCCACTACAAGCATTCTAAATCTTTAGAAAGACCAAAGTTTGAGGAAGGATTATTGGAAAAGATGTATAATATCTTTAACGCAAGTATCCGCTTAGTAAAAGAAGATTACCAATATAACAAAGATATAAACCCTGACGAAGACTTCAAGCATCTTGACAGAACAGAAGAAGAATTCAATTATTATTTTACAAAAGATAACGAAGGAAACATAACTGAAAGTGGTTTGCTCTTCTTTGTATCCTTATTCCTTGAAAAGAAAGATGCAATATGGATGCAGCAAAAGCTTAGAGGCTTTAAAGACAATAGGGAAAACAAAAAGAAAATGACCAATGAAGTGTTTTGCAGGAGCCGAATGCTCTTGCCAAAACTACGATTGCAAAGCACACAAACACAAGACTGGATATTGCTCGATATGCTCAACGAGCTGATACGTTGCCCCAAATCGCTGTACGAACGCCTGCGAGAAGAGGACAGAGAAAAGTTCAGAGTTCCCATCGAAATCGCAGACGAAGACTACGACGCAGAGCAAGAGCCTTTCAAAAACACATTGGTAAGACACCAAGACCGTTTCCCTTACTTTGCATTGCGCTATTTCGACTATAACGAGATATTCACAAATCTTCGTTTCCAAATAGACTTGGGCACCTATCACTTCTCCATTTATAAGAAACAAATCGGTGATTATAAAGAAAGCCATCATCTTACGCATAAGCTGTATGGTTTTGAACGCATACAAGAATTTACCAAGCAGAATCGCCCCGATGAATGGAGAAAATTTGTAAAGACTTTCAACTCTTTCGAAACTTCAAAAGAGCCGTATATCCCAGAAACCACACCGCATTATCATTTGGAGAACCAAAAGATAGGCATTAGATTTAGGAATGATAACGATAAAATTTGGCCATCGCTCAAAACAAATAGCGAAAAGAATGAAAAAAGTAAGTATAAACTTGATAAATCATTCCAAGCAGAGGCTTTCCTAAGTGTACACGAACTATTGCCAATGATGTTCTACTATCTGTTGTTAAAGACGGAAAACACTGATAATGACAATGAAATAGAAACAAAGAAGAAAGAAAATAAAAACGATAAACAGGAAAAACATAAGATAGAAGAAATCATTGAGAATAAAATAACAGAAATATATGCTCTTTACGATACTTTTGCCAATGGTGAGATAAAAAGCATAGACGAGTTAGAAGAATACTGTAAAGGCAAAGATATTGAAATAGGACATCTGCCCAAACAAATGATTGCCATATTGAAAGATGAGCATAAAGTTATGGCAACAGAGGCGGAACGCAAACAAGAAGAAATGTTAGTTGATGTCCAAAAGAGCCTTGAATCTCTTGATAATCAAATAAATGAAGAGATAGAAAACGTTGAAAGAAAGAACAGCTCATTGAAATCTGGCAAGATTGCCAGCTGGTTGGTAAACGATATGATGCGTTTTCAGCCTGTTCAAAAAGACAATGAGGGCAAACCACTGAACAACAGTAAAGCCAACAGCACAGAATATCAGCTGTTGCAACGTACGCTTGCATTCTTCGGCAGCGAACACGAACGCCTTGCCCCTTACTTCAAACAAACGAAGCTCATAGAGAGTAGCAACCCTCACCCATTCTTGAAGGATACCGAGTGGGAAAAGTGCAACAATATCTTGTCTTTCTATCGCAGCTATTTGGAAGCAAAGAAAAACTTTCTTGAAAGTCTAAAGCCAGAAGATTGGGAGAAGAACCAATACTTCCTTAAGCTTAAAGAGCCAAAGACCAAGCCCAAAACATTGGTGCAAGGGTGGAAGAACGGCTTTAATCTACCACGTGGAATCTTTACGGAACCCATAAGGAAATGGTTTATGAAGCATCGGGAAAACATAACAGTAGCCGAGTTAAAAAGAGTTGGCTTGGTTGCAAAAGTAATTCCTTTGTTCTTCAGTGAAGAATATAAGGACAGCGTACAGCCATTTTACAACTATCATTTTAACGTTGGTAACATAAACAAACCCGATGAAAAGAATTTCTTAAATTGTGAGGAACGTAGAGAACTATTGCGTAAGAAGAAAGACGAGTTCAAGAAGATGACGGACAAGGAAAAAGAAGAAAACCCTTCTTATCTCGAATTTAAATCTTGGAATAAGTTTGAACGGGAGCTACGACTTGTGCGAAACCAAGACATCGTAACGTGGTTGTTGTGTATGGAGCTGTTTAATAAAAAGAAGATAAAGGAACTAAACGTCGAAAAAATATATTTAAAGAATATTAATACAAATACAACAAAAAAAGAAAAAAATACAGAAGAAAAGAACGGAGAAGAAAAGAATATAAAGGAAAAGAACAATATTCTGAATAGGATAATGCCAATGCGATTACCTATTAAAGTATATGGGAGAGAAAACTTCTCTAAGAACAAAAAGAAGAAGATAAGAAGGAATACTTTTTTTACCGTTTACATTGAAGAAAAAGGAACTAAACTCTTAAAACAAGGCAACTTCAAAGCTTTGGAAAGAGACCGCAGATTGGGTGGTCTATTCTCGTTCGTTAAAACTCCTTCTAAAGCAGAATCGAAGAGTAATACTATCAGTAAATTGCGTGTAGAATATGAACTCGGAGAGTATCAAAAAGCAAGAATAGAAATTATCAAAGATATGTTGGCGTTAGAAAAAACGCTGATAGACAAATACAATAGCTTGGACACCGACAACTTCAACAAAATGCTTACTGATTGGCTGGAACTCAAAGGCGAGCCAGACAAAGCAAGTTTCCAGAACGACGTAGACCTCCTTATTGCCGTACGGAATGCCTTTTCGCACAACCAATACCCAATGCGCAATAGAATAGCATTCGCAAACATTAATCCATTCAGCCTTTCTTCTGCTAATACTTCTGAAGAAAAGGGACTTGGTATTGCCAATCAGCTGAAGGATAAAACCCACAAAACGATAGAAAAAATAATAGAAATAGAAAAGCCAATAGAAACTAAAGAATAA
- a CDS encoding DUF481 domain-containing protein — translation MIKEKGLKHPNYDEKNGNIFFYLFAFLFQQAHNKKVYAKRCAYMLICIMASLPAQAQMLFSENLTMSIDSAKTIQGSLQPVIDFKTEKENVLTLKNTANLNLLIKRNRVVNLINKLEFSTYGKEITVSGGYVHAEYRYLLQHAFEVYPYVESQWAGSRGMTFKVSTGLQSRYRLVNTEHSLMFAAIGLFYEFEKWEYPNPPAGTNPHAYSRSVKSHLSLSYRLSLGEHWEITATAIHQAKPNSYFKSARFGGAVDLAYRITPKIGVRGTYRIIYDTAPIVPIRKNYTAVDAGIDISF, via the coding sequence ATGATTAAAGAAAAAGGATTAAAACACCCCAACTACGACGAGAAAAACGGCAATATATTTTTTTATTTATTTGCATTTCTATTTCAACAAGCCCATAACAAGAAGGTCTATGCAAAGCGGTGTGCCTACATGCTGATTTGCATAATGGCTTCGCTTCCCGCACAAGCACAGATGCTTTTCTCTGAAAACCTGACGATGAGCATCGACAGTGCAAAAACCATACAAGGTTCGTTGCAGCCTGTGATCGATTTCAAAACCGAGAAAGAGAACGTTCTCACGCTTAAGAATACAGCCAATCTCAATTTGTTGATAAAGCGAAACCGTGTAGTAAACCTTATAAACAAGCTCGAATTTTCGACTTATGGCAAGGAAATCACTGTGAGCGGAGGCTACGTACACGCCGAATACCGCTACTTGCTCCAGCACGCTTTTGAGGTTTACCCCTATGTAGAATCGCAATGGGCAGGCAGCCGTGGCATGACTTTCAAGGTTTCTACCGGATTACAGTCGCGCTACCGATTGGTGAACACCGAACACAGCCTTATGTTTGCAGCCATAGGCTTGTTCTATGAGTTCGAGAAATGGGAATATCCCAACCCACCCGCAGGCACAAACCCTCACGCTTACAGCCGCAGCGTAAAGAGCCATTTGTCGCTTAGTTACAGACTTTCGCTCGGAGAACATTGGGAAATAACCGCCACGGCTATCCACCAAGCTAAGCCCAACAGCTATTTCAAGAGTGCCCGATTTGGCGGCGCAGTAGACCTTGCCTACCGCATCACACCTAAAATTGGCGTCCGTGGCACCTACCGCATCATCTACGACACCGCCCCCATCGTGCCCATACGCAAGAATTATACTGCCGTTGATGCTGGCATCGACATATCTTTCTAA
- a CDS encoding DUF3408 domain-containing protein produces the protein MKSLKEQREKLLQAKLEEMADIGVKKRTEENTPDFDDPIDLDDDSDSVEEDASASLSKIDEQEEIPEETSFNGNNAKTAQPSKRKRNARTKDSSPAMDFPEYEQRFLTGVRNGRNKSGFSIHTEILQILRDVLNDIRSEASITGYIESILLDHLKTYQDLLNHTASQRRRDKTIDL, from the coding sequence ATGAAATCACTGAAAGAGCAACGTGAAAAGCTGCTTCAAGCGAAATTGGAGGAGATGGCAGACATTGGTGTCAAGAAGCGCACAGAGGAGAACACACCAGACTTTGACGACCCCATAGATTTGGATGATGATTCAGACTCTGTGGAAGAAGATGCAAGTGCCTCTCTTTCTAAAATTGACGAACAGGAGGAAATACCGGAAGAAACTTCGTTTAATGGCAACAATGCCAAAACAGCGCAGCCCTCGAAAAGAAAGAGAAATGCCAGAACGAAGGATTCTTCCCCAGCAATGGACTTTCCTGAATACGAACAGCGATTTCTGACGGGTGTCCGCAACGGGCGCAACAAGTCGGGCTTCAGCATCCATACCGAGATACTCCAGATACTGCGTGATGTGCTGAACGACATCAGGTCGGAGGCTTCCATCACGGGGTATATAGAGAGTATCCTTCTCGACCATTTGAAAACGTATCAGGATTTGTTGAACCATACCGCCTCACAGCGCAGGCGCGATAAAACCATAGACTTATGA
- the csx28 gene encoding CRISPR-associated protein Csx28, which yields MIIALITSLFSSATIIFAGYRTYRNAIKKLREESIENIKRAHYEAILKAHQSIYKLLRFTTDTENDDCILVWEQPKDGGEKTYYFRQANIRQFFKELTEEVYNKGNGIYLSKEVMSLIFKYRTLVHKLLLAEKNNPDEKIMIHNREVVKEMIEINQSLSIQIRKDIDLQQRNLYNHNKKGKKYWWKRKKQNI from the coding sequence ATGATTATTGCTTTAATTACTTCCTTATTTAGCTCGGCAACTATCATTTTTGCAGGCTACCGAACGTATCGCAATGCTATCAAGAAGCTACGTGAAGAGAGTATTGAGAACATTAAACGTGCGCACTATGAAGCTATACTGAAGGCACACCAAAGCATTTATAAATTGCTTAGGTTTACCACAGACACAGAAAATGACGACTGCATACTGGTGTGGGAACAGCCTAAGGATGGCGGAGAGAAAACTTATTACTTCAGACAAGCCAATATACGCCAATTCTTCAAAGAGCTAACCGAAGAGGTATACAACAAAGGCAATGGCATCTATCTATCAAAAGAGGTTATGTCGCTGATATTTAAATATAGAACCCTTGTTCATAAACTTTTGCTTGCTGAAAAGAACAACCCTGATGAGAAGATAATGATACATAATCGGGAGGTTGTAAAGGAAATGATAGAAATTAACCAGAGCCTCTCAATACAAATCAGAAAAGATATAGATTTACAACAACGAAATTTATATAACCATAATAAGAAAGGAAAAAAATACTGGTGGAAAAGAAAGAAACAAAACATATAA
- a CDS encoding ParA family protein yields MGKSSLAEVLASILYYEKNISLAVVDCDGTQESFYKLRERDRDLIESSPEMSKELHERLSRYGKKSYHIVRSKLERTVSDVMKYLRKMKTAPQLIIFDFPGHALTSAMMDLSITMDYIISPIEADPQSLASSFAYAKIIRDLGIGFEGSRIQDFFLLWNKINRSAGTTVIDLFSQNAEEQGLPIFDTRIYNSVRFSRELAQGGVKGVFRCSYLPPAPALRPQTGVDEWVKEVMEKLNLKTENGV; encoded by the coding sequence GTGGGTAAAAGCAGCCTTGCCGAAGTGCTGGCTTCCATACTATATTACGAAAAGAACATCTCTCTTGCCGTCGTGGACTGTGACGGTACGCAGGAATCGTTCTACAAACTCCGCGAACGCGACAGAGACCTTATCGAGTCCTCGCCCGAAATGAGCAAAGAGCTTCATGAACGCCTGTCTCGCTACGGCAAGAAATCATACCATATCGTCAGAAGCAAGCTGGAAAGAACCGTTTCCGATGTCATGAAATACCTTCGTAAAATGAAGACGGCACCGCAACTGATTATCTTTGACTTTCCTGGTCATGCCCTTACCAGTGCCATGATGGATTTGTCCATTACGATGGACTACATCATCTCACCTATAGAAGCCGACCCACAGTCGCTGGCATCGAGTTTTGCATACGCCAAGATAATCAGGGACTTGGGAATCGGCTTTGAGGGCTCACGCATTCAAGATTTCTTCTTGCTCTGGAACAAAATCAACCGCAGTGCCGGTACCACGGTCATCGACCTGTTCAGTCAGAATGCTGAGGAACAGGGACTGCCGATTTTCGATACCCGTATCTACAACTCCGTCCGCTTCAGCAGGGAATTGGCACAAGGGGGTGTCAAAGGTGTATTCCGCTGCTCCTACCTACCCCCTGCACCGGCCCTCCGCCCTCAGACTGGAGTGGATGAGTGGGTAAAGGAGGTCATGGAGAAACTCAACCTGAAAACTGAGAACGGCGTATGA
- the mobB gene encoding conjugal transfer protein MobB, which produces MIAKISATENLGGALGYNFKKVERDEISVLCVNELRKAFDGTYRMDKVLSDMQKAIPEKCRTKKTVFHCSLNPHPDEKLSDELLVQIAKEYMEALGYGKQPYIVFKHNDIAREHIHIVSLRVDSNRRKINDKFEGKRSKLITDALEWKYNLIPSSKVGEKAVIETPKIDLSKGNIKEQVSSVVRTVLKRYRFCSFGELNAVLSAYNLAVEEVKTEFRGMKYDGLVYVPTNGKGDKAGTPIHASDIGRGVGYTAVQNRMQKSRQAIKPLIPTIRNRVLQVMCTSPRIAEEFRQRMEEQGLRAVMRKNESGRIYGITFIDDKEGIALNGSRLGKGYSANIFNVYFSNPTDNPFLDETKYGSPSVRLDQSATVHPSQPNTEESDNLVDELIEDMADGSFLSTGNDDWKEAAWQRKLRKLSNVSSI; this is translated from the coding sequence ATGATTGCCAAGATTTCAGCTACAGAAAATCTCGGAGGGGCGTTGGGCTACAATTTCAAAAAGGTGGAGCGTGACGAGATATCTGTTCTATGCGTAAATGAATTAAGGAAAGCCTTTGACGGTACTTACCGAATGGATAAGGTGCTTAGCGATATGCAGAAGGCTATTCCGGAGAAGTGTCGAACAAAAAAGACGGTGTTCCATTGCTCGCTCAATCCGCATCCGGACGAGAAACTCTCTGATGAACTTCTTGTGCAGATTGCCAAGGAGTATATGGAGGCACTCGGCTACGGCAAGCAACCCTATATCGTGTTCAAGCATAACGACATCGCCCGTGAGCATATACATATTGTGTCGCTTCGGGTGGATAGTAATAGAAGAAAAATCAATGACAAATTTGAGGGCAAAAGAAGTAAACTGATTACTGATGCCTTGGAATGGAAATACAACCTGATTCCAAGTTCAAAGGTTGGTGAGAAAGCGGTAATAGAAACGCCCAAGATAGACCTCAGCAAAGGGAATATCAAGGAGCAGGTCTCAAGCGTTGTCCGCACGGTTCTGAAGCGTTATCGCTTCTGTTCCTTTGGGGAATTGAACGCTGTTCTTTCCGCATACAATCTTGCCGTGGAAGAAGTGAAGACGGAGTTTCGGGGGATGAAATACGACGGGCTTGTCTATGTCCCTACCAATGGAAAGGGTGATAAGGCAGGCACACCCATCCATGCCTCAGACATTGGCCGTGGTGTGGGCTATACTGCCGTGCAGAACAGGATGCAGAAATCAAGGCAAGCTATTAAGCCGCTAATACCCACCATAAGGAACAGGGTGTTACAGGTGATGTGTACCTCTCCCCGGATAGCAGAAGAATTTCGGCAACGAATGGAGGAACAGGGCTTGCGTGCGGTAATGCGAAAGAACGAAAGCGGACGCATCTATGGCATTACCTTCATTGATGATAAAGAGGGCATTGCTCTCAATGGCTCACGGTTGGGCAAGGGATACTCCGCAAATATATTCAACGTCTATTTCTCCAATCCAACGGACAACCCGTTCTTGGACGAAACAAAGTATGGCAGTCCGTCTGTCCGTTTGGATCAATCTGCAACCGTTCACCCTTCGCAGCCAAATACGGAGGAAAGCGACAACCTTGTCGATGAGCTTATCGAAGACATGGCAGATGGTTCATTCCTATCTACGGGCAACGATGATTGGAAGGAGGCGGCGTGGCAGCGTAAGCTCCGAAAACTAAGTAACGTGAGTTCGATATAA
- a CDS encoding T9SS type A sorting domain-containing protein: MKKHYLLVLFLFFFCGMQADEVKVLDVNTYSLAISPNGKYLVGYNPTKVQSGVGTESFVYDVGSGSLQWVTADDPEHWKTCGLFRDVNDAGTLCGSVKDLDHIIEFYGTSAPTNIAAIFENGEVVKLPYGNLDMTKIKQHEDGTFAAALSNDGKVVAGYCKCSNFAFSYPCKWTRGANNEWKMEQLPLPESYKYGLAINVSSDGRTIVGLAIEGGRAIACYWIDGKCYTVNCTNEDAELAKMKQMRMIDMSPNGKYFIFSLSSRSDYRLFDVEKGTYRVLPTFERNETMRIPTVADNGDVFGAITYSTAGMGEVSYRSFWYQYSSDRIFDFTYYLYLFNPQLTIPFPLNYEDKAQAFPSAVSANGNVVTGNRDTNIAFGQIPKAWVLNVTKRDVEIPATPNKPNGGSTGLHQIQLSWKIDKATYNSLTLKGYNVYCDGKKVAILKELQDEMTFALKDVYAGYRKFAIEAIYTDKQGKEMLSPRSNPEVIAVPDDYSFPLFENFEKGSLNTNYWTKSKDYGDDADTEWLVAAQVGHDASIGLSTGVCTFKPYSSSVISRPLDATKINKVKCSFLILCNQEPAQGGGEVDLTKDTLSVEYTVDGGKSWSVAKEWTVKELPNLEGILTVDLTKHVAGKVFQVRFRKHGKGAVSYYFYLDNIMIGSGDNVDAPKGFTGKVMNNELFLMWKNSRNGYSLNYLSDPESPGYTLGNEGKELIGANKFMQGELAPYHGKYLTSVTSYINYYDDASGDKGIHAAVVVFEDGKLICEQEIENIKYNENTTQKLNQPIKIDSGKELIVGIKIHDYDAEQIPLTYESSKSSVTGKSDLYSEDNGKTWKTVRDFYEDDPQMGSCCWRITGNITDQPNDAVAEEDNTLIGYNVFRNGVQLNNVCIPFEVTRYIDKQPLDKAEYTVVAYYNDGRESFASTPYILDLTNGIAPLVNKSVLSVDKSAIRLNAEGTLRLYSVDGHFVAKSAKGIIPLGNISSGIYIVLVEYNNQRFTQKILINK; the protein is encoded by the coding sequence ATGAAAAAGCATTATTTGTTGGTTCTATTTCTGTTCTTCTTCTGTGGTATGCAGGCAGACGAAGTGAAAGTTTTAGATGTAAACACCTATTCTTTGGCAATATCGCCAAATGGTAAGTATCTTGTGGGATACAATCCAACTAAAGTCCAATCAGGAGTTGGAACAGAGAGCTTCGTGTACGATGTCGGCAGCGGAAGCCTCCAATGGGTAACAGCCGACGACCCTGAGCATTGGAAAACCTGCGGTTTGTTCAGAGATGTGAACGATGCAGGCACGCTGTGTGGCTCGGTTAAGGACTTAGACCACATTATAGAATTCTACGGAACAAGTGCTCCTACCAACATTGCAGCTATATTTGAGAATGGGGAAGTTGTGAAACTCCCTTATGGAAATCTGGATATGACGAAAATAAAGCAGCACGAAGACGGAACCTTCGCAGCAGCACTGTCGAACGATGGAAAAGTCGTTGCAGGCTATTGCAAATGTTCTAATTTCGCATTCAGCTATCCTTGCAAGTGGACTCGTGGTGCAAACAACGAGTGGAAAATGGAGCAACTGCCCTTGCCCGAGAGCTATAAATACGGTCTTGCAATCAATGTGTCGTCTGACGGACGCACCATTGTGGGATTGGCAATAGAAGGAGGTAGAGCAATTGCGTGTTATTGGATAGACGGAAAATGCTATACTGTGAACTGCACGAACGAAGATGCCGAGCTGGCGAAGATGAAACAGATGCGTATGATTGATATGAGCCCCAATGGCAAGTACTTCATCTTCTCGCTTTCAAGCCGTTCCGACTACCGACTTTTCGATGTAGAGAAAGGCACATACCGCGTATTGCCCACCTTTGAGAGAAACGAAACAATGCGCATACCTACGGTTGCTGATAATGGCGACGTGTTCGGTGCAATAACTTACAGCACGGCTGGTATGGGCGAAGTTTCATACAGAAGTTTCTGGTATCAATATTCTTCAGACCGAATTTTCGATTTCACCTATTATCTATATTTGTTCAATCCTCAACTTACCATACCTTTCCCATTGAATTATGAAGACAAAGCACAGGCATTCCCGTCTGCAGTGTCGGCAAACGGAAATGTTGTTACTGGCAATAGAGACACTAATATTGCGTTTGGGCAAATTCCTAAGGCATGGGTATTGAATGTAACCAAGCGAGATGTGGAAATTCCTGCCACCCCCAATAAACCAAATGGAGGTTCAACAGGGTTACACCAAATTCAGCTTTCGTGGAAGATAGACAAGGCAACTTACAATTCATTGACGCTGAAAGGCTACAATGTGTACTGTGATGGTAAAAAGGTTGCAATCTTGAAGGAATTGCAAGACGAGATGACATTTGCGCTGAAAGATGTCTATGCAGGCTACCGTAAGTTTGCAATCGAAGCGATATACACTGACAAACAAGGAAAAGAGATGCTTTCGCCACGCTCTAATCCTGAAGTAATTGCCGTTCCTGACGACTATTCGTTCCCACTTTTCGAAAATTTCGAGAAGGGTTCGCTGAATACTAACTATTGGACGAAGAGCAAGGATTACGGCGACGATGCCGATACAGAGTGGTTGGTGGCAGCCCAAGTAGGACACGACGCCTCAATCGGACTGTCTACCGGAGTGTGCACATTCAAGCCTTACTCGTCAAGTGTGATAAGTCGTCCGCTCGATGCAACCAAGATAAACAAGGTGAAATGTTCGTTCTTGATACTTTGCAACCAAGAACCTGCACAGGGAGGCGGTGAGGTTGATTTAACCAAAGACACACTCAGCGTGGAATATACCGTAGATGGCGGAAAGTCGTGGAGCGTAGCCAAGGAATGGACAGTGAAGGAACTGCCGAACTTGGAAGGCATCTTGACGGTCGATTTAACGAAGCACGTTGCTGGCAAAGTATTCCAAGTAAGGTTCCGCAAGCACGGAAAGGGCGCAGTGTCATACTATTTCTACCTTGACAACATTATGATAGGCAGTGGCGACAACGTCGATGCACCAAAGGGATTCACAGGCAAAGTGATGAACAACGAACTCTTCCTGATGTGGAAGAACAGCCGAAACGGCTACTCGCTCAACTATCTTTCCGACCCAGAATCGCCAGGCTACACACTCGGTAATGAAGGAAAGGAACTCATCGGAGCAAACAAATTCATGCAAGGCGAGCTTGCGCCATACCACGGCAAGTACCTTACTTCGGTAACAAGCTACATCAACTACTACGACGATGCAAGCGGCGATAAGGGCATTCACGCAGCTGTTGTGGTGTTCGAAGACGGAAAACTCATCTGCGAACAGGAGATAGAGAACATCAAGTACAACGAGAATACAACCCAAAAGCTCAATCAGCCCATCAAGATTGACAGCGGAAAGGAACTGATTGTGGGCATTAAGATTCACGATTACGACGCCGAGCAGATTCCTCTGACCTACGAAAGCTCTAAATCGAGCGTAACTGGAAAGAGCGACCTCTACTCTGAAGACAACGGAAAGACTTGGAAAACCGTGCGCGACTTCTACGAAGACGACCCACAGATGGGCTCTTGCTGCTGGCGAATTACAGGCAACATAACCGACCAGCCTAACGATGCTGTCGCAGAAGAGGACAATACCCTCATCGGTTACAACGTTTTCCGCAACGGTGTGCAGCTGAACAACGTCTGCATTCCTTTCGAAGTAACACGCTATATCGACAAGCAACCACTCGACAAGGCTGAATATACCGTCGTGGCATACTACAATGACGGAAGAGAATCTTTTGCTTCTACACCGTACATACTCGACTTAACCAATGGAATAGCACCGTTGGTAAACAAGTCTGTCTTATCGGTAGACAAGTCTGCAATAAGGTTGAATGCTGAAGGAACGCTGCGCCTCTACTCTGTCGATGGGCATTTTGTAGCCAAGAGTGCCAAGGGCATTATTCCGTTAGGCAACATTTCTTCGGGCATCTACATCGTATTGGTTGAATATAATAATCAAAGATTCACCCAAAAGATTCTCATCAACAAATAA